The Ralstonia insidiosa region AATAGCCCGAGCCGCCCAGGATCACCATGACCATCAACAGGCCCGACTGGTGCCACGTGAGCGTATGCGGCGTGACGCCCAGGCTCAGGTTGGCCAGCAGTGCACCGGCCAGTCCTGCCAGCCCACCCGAGAGCGTGAAGGCCATCAGCTTGAGCCGGTAGACGGGGTAGCCGATGGCCGCCATGCGCCGTTCGTTCTCGCGGATGGCGACCAGCGCGCGGCCGAAGCGCGAGGCGACCAGGCGGTAGAGCAGGGCGAAGGCCAGCCCTGCGATGAAGAGGACGAAGTAGTAGAAGGCCACGTCGTCACCCAGCGACAGGCCGGGCACATTCAGGCGGGTCGTCAACTGCAGGCCGTCGTCGCCGCCCAGCACCGGCAGCGACACCGTCAGCAGGTACAGCAACTGCGCAAAGGCCAGCGTGATCATGATGAAGTAGACGCCACTCGTGCGCAGGCTGGCCGCCCCGATCAGGAAGGCCGCCAGCGCGGCGACAGCCACGCCGGCCGGCACCGCCAGCCAGGCCGCCTGCACGCCCTGGTTCATCAGGAATGCCACGGTGTAGGCGCCGGTGCCGAGGAACGCCGCATGCCCGAGGCTGATCATGCCGCCGTACCCAAGCGCCAGATTGAGCGCACTGGCAGCCAGCGCCAGGATCAGGATGCGTGCGCCGAGCGTGATGTAGAAATCCGCGCCGATACCACGCATCAGCAGCGGGTACAGCGCCAGGCCGACCACCACGGCCAGCGCGGTCCAGCCGCCGGGCAGGCCGGCCGTCAGCGGTGTGTCGGCGGGGCGCAGGTTCAGCAGAGACGGTTGTTGCGACATGCTCTTACCCCCGCGCCGGAAAGAGGCCCTTGGGCCGGAAGAACAGGATGCCCACCATCAGCAGGCTGACCAGCATGGAGGCGAGCGTGGCGCCCAGCGTGGCCGCCTCTGACACCGCAAGCGCCTTGAGCAGCGTGGTCATCACCAGCCGGCCCAGCGTGTCGATCATGCCCACCAGCAGCGCCCCGACCAGCGCGCCGCGCATCGACCCGATGCCGC contains the following coding sequences:
- a CDS encoding branched-chain amino acid ABC transporter permease, whose amino-acid sequence is MRGIGADFYITLGARILILALAASALNLALGYGGMISLGHAAFLGTGAYTVAFLMNQGVQAAWLAVPAGVAVAALAAFLIGAASLRTSGVYFIMITLAFAQLLYLLTVSLPVLGGDDGLQLTTRLNVPGLSLGDDVAFYYFVLFIAGLAFALLYRLVASRFGRALVAIRENERRMAAIGYPVYRLKLMAFTLSGGLAGLAGALLANLSLGVTPHTLTWHQSGLLMVMVILGGSGYFWGGVAGAAIFLLLEEVISSHTEHWNLVLGALLLLIVMVAPNGVMSLRGRIAAALRRGGAQ